The following are encoded together in the Glycine soja cultivar W05 chromosome 5, ASM419377v2, whole genome shotgun sequence genome:
- the LOC114412616 gene encoding protein LIGHT-DEPENDENT SHORT HYPOCOTYLS 4-like — translation MSAAVAAAAAAAMSVYQHSSSSRQEQHRDHELPLTPQRVCVSPPLSRYESQKRRDWNTFGQYLKNHRPPLTLSRCSGAHVLEFLRYLDQFGKTKVHAETCAYFGNSHPPGPCACPLRQAWGSLDALIGRLRAAFEENGGTPEMNPFGTRAVRLYLREVRDAQAKARGIAYEKKKRRNKPQHSGHDHHDEVMVNYSSGYGGGFVPQQQMLSDSNGTASTSDGVSYFSSSSSQCGGFN, via the coding sequence ATGTCAGCTGCCGTGGCCGCCGCCGCTGCCGCCGCCATGTCAGTGTACCAGCACAGCTCCTCCTCGAGACAAGAACAACACAGAGACCACGAATTGCCCTTAACACCACAACGAGTGTGTGTGTCTCCACCTCTGAGCCGGTACGAGTCACAAAAGCGGCGCGACTGGAACACCTTCGGACAATACCTGAAAAACCACCGACCACCTTTGACTCTCTCGCGCTGCAGCGGCGCGCACGTGCTGGAATTCCTCCGCTACCTCGACCAGTTCGGAAAAACCAAGGTTCACGCCGAAACCTGCGCGTACTTCGGAAACTCCCACCCTCCGGGTCCTTGCGCGTGTCCCCTGAGACAGGCGTGGGGCAGTCTCGACGCGCTCATCGGCCGGCTACGCGCAGCCTTCGAGGAGAACGGCGGCACGCCGGAGATGAACCCGTTCGGGACACGCGCAGTGAGGCTGTACCTCAGGGAAGTGAGGGACGCGCAGGCCAAGGCGAGAGGCATAGCTTATGAGAAGAAGAAACGGAGAAATAAGCCACAACATAGTGGACATGATCATCATGATGAGGTGATGGTGAATTATTCTTCAGGGTATGGTGGTGGCTTTGTTCCTCAGCAGCAAATGTTGTCTGATTCGAATGGAACGGCTTCTACATCTGATGGGGTTTCGTATTTCTCATCATCATCGTCCCAGTGTGGTGGGTTTAATTGA